A portion of the Phycodurus eques isolate BA_2022a chromosome 3, UOR_Pequ_1.1, whole genome shotgun sequence genome contains these proteins:
- the LOC133399529 gene encoding PR domain zinc finger protein 12-like, translating to MGSVLPASSSSRPSERKSRRPAQHPGGAAGPVLSEVITSDVVHSFLYGRWRRVHGEQQLSHDAAGTSASPKTAFTAEVLAQSFSGEVQKLSSLVLPSEVIIAQSSVPGEGLGIFSKTWIKAGTEMGPFTGRLVSPQHVDFYKNNNLMWEVFDVDGGVRFFVDASQEEQRSWMTYIKCARNEHEQNLEVVQLGTAIFYKALQTIPPDQELLVWYGNSHNTFLGIPGIPGGDDEHAKKSKSDDSHGREGSSSSTSGSGSGSPGRMRCVICRRGFNSRSNLRSHMRIHTLDKPFVCRFCNRRFSQSSTLRNHVRLHTGERPYKCHVCQSAYSQLAGLRAHQKSARHRPAGGVATGVAGPGRAPLLVHDDRSPPPHPASLVRHIPAVVL from the exons ATGGGCTCGGTGCTGCCGGCCTCTTCCTCGTCCCGCCCGTCGGAGCGGAAGTCGCGCAGGCCCGCTCAGCATCCCGGCGGCGCCGCCGGTCCCGTCCTGTCGGAAGTGATCACGTCGGACGTGGTGCACAGCTTCCTGTACGGACGCTGGAGGCGCGTGCACGGCGAGCAGCAGCTCTCGCACGACGCCGCGGGCACGAGCGCGAGCCCCAAAACCGCGTTCACGGCAGAGGTGCTCGCGCAGTCCTTCTCCGGAG aGGTGCAGAAGTTGTCGAGTTTGGTTCTTCCCAGCGAGGTGATCATTGCGCAAAGTTCTGTTCCAG GAGAAGGTCTCGGGATCTTCTCGAAGACCTGGATCAAGGCGGGAACCGAGATGGGCCCGTTTACCGGGCGTCTGGTTTCTCCGCAACACGTTGACTTCTACAAGAACAACAACCTCATGTGGGAG GTGTTCGACGTGGACGGCGGCGTGCGTTTCTTCGTGGACGCCAGCCAGGAGGAGCAACGCAGCTGGATGACGTACATCAAGTGCGCCCGCAACGAGCACGAGCAGAACCTGGAAGTGGTGCAGCTCGGAACCGCCATCTTCTACAAGGCGCTGCAG ACCATCCCCCCTGACCAGGAGCTGCTGGTCTGGTACGGAAATTCCCACAACACCTTCCTGGGAATTCCCGGAATTCCGGGGGGCGACGACGAGCACGCAAAGAAGAGCAAGAGCG ATGACTCCCACGGCCGCGAAGGCTCGTCGTCCTCGACGTCGGGGTCGGGATCGGGCAGCCCGGGCCGCATGCGCTGCGTCATCTGCCGCCGCGGCTTTAACTCTCGCAGCAACCTGCGCTCGCACATGCGCATCCACACGCTGGACAAGCCGTTCGTGTGTCGCTTCTGCAACCGCCGCTTCAGCCAGTCGTCCACGCTGCGCAACCACGTGCGCCTGCACACGGGCGAGCGGCCGTACAAGTGCCACGTGTGCCAGTCGGCCTACTCCCAGCTGGCCGGTCTGCGCGCCCACCAGAAGAGCGCCAGGCATCGCCCGGCTGGCGGAGTTGCCACCGGAGTCGCCGGTCCCGGAAGGGCGCCGCTTCTGGTGCATGACGACCGCTCGCCTCCGCCGCATCCCGCCTCGCTGGTCCGCCACATTCCCGCCGTGGTGCTCTAG